The proteins below are encoded in one region of Bremerella sp. P1:
- a CDS encoding 2,3-bisphosphoglycerate-independent phosphoglycerate mutase: MDQIDLVRSLKTKNNTKIVMFVGDGLGGLPHEPGGKTELEAAKTPNLDALAAKSVQGGSIPVKPGISPGSGPGHLGLFGYDPLKFLIGRGALEATGIGLPLQEGDVAVRCNFCTIDADGKITDRRAGRIPTEESAPLAESLNAIKIPGVEVIVKPVKEHRFVVVFRGGDGLGGNVADTDPQATGVLPLDPVGADEASNKTAAIAKQFVEEAKKMLKDEKKANCLTMRGFSAKPSIPSYEEVYGLKAGAIAVYPMYKGLASLVGMDILGEAQSLDEELEVLKQNWDDYDFFFIHFKYTDSSGEDGDFDAKVKRTEEFDAQIPKILDLNPDVLIVTGDHSTPSFLASHSWHPVPTLLYSNCCRPDGHTTFGEATACRGGLGLFEAQYLMSLAMANAGRLQKYGA; the protein is encoded by the coding sequence ATGGACCAAATCGACCTGGTGCGCAGTCTGAAGACCAAGAACAACACGAAGATCGTCATGTTTGTCGGCGACGGCCTGGGTGGGCTGCCGCACGAACCAGGCGGCAAGACGGAACTGGAAGCCGCCAAAACACCAAACCTGGATGCCCTGGCCGCCAAGAGCGTGCAAGGCGGAAGCATCCCAGTGAAGCCAGGCATCAGCCCTGGTAGCGGCCCGGGTCACTTGGGACTATTTGGCTACGATCCGCTGAAGTTCCTGATCGGACGTGGAGCCTTGGAAGCGACCGGTATCGGTCTGCCTCTGCAAGAAGGGGACGTCGCCGTTCGCTGCAACTTCTGCACGATCGACGCCGACGGCAAGATCACCGATCGCCGTGCCGGCCGTATTCCAACCGAAGAAAGCGCTCCGCTAGCCGAAAGCCTGAACGCAATCAAAATCCCCGGTGTCGAGGTGATCGTCAAGCCCGTGAAAGAACACCGCTTCGTGGTGGTCTTCCGCGGTGGTGATGGCTTGGGCGGTAATGTTGCCGACACCGACCCGCAAGCGACCGGCGTTCTTCCACTCGATCCGGTTGGTGCCGACGAAGCGAGCAACAAGACGGCTGCGATCGCGAAGCAGTTTGTTGAAGAAGCCAAGAAGATGCTCAAGGACGAGAAGAAGGCCAACTGCCTGACCATGCGTGGTTTCTCGGCCAAGCCTTCGATTCCTTCGTACGAAGAAGTCTACGGCCTGAAGGCCGGTGCCATCGCCGTGTACCCAATGTACAAGGGCTTGGCGAGCCTGGTCGGCATGGACATCCTGGGCGAAGCTCAATCGCTGGACGAAGAGCTCGAAGTCCTTAAGCAGAACTGGGACGACTACGACTTCTTCTTCATCCACTTCAAGTACACCGACTCGAGTGGTGAAGATGGCGATTTCGATGCCAAGGTGAAGCGAACCGAAGAGTTCGACGCTCAGATTCCTAAGATCCTGGATCTGAACCCGGACGTGCTGATCGTCACCGGCGACCACAGCACCCCTTCGTTCCTGGCCAGCCACAGTTGGCACCCGGTTCCCACCTTGCTGTACTCGAACTGCTGCCGACCGGACGGTCACACCACCTTCGGCGAAGCGACTGCCTGCCGGGGTGGCTTGGGTTTGTTTGAAGCCCAGTACCTCATGTCCCTGGCCATGGCCAACGCCGGCCGACTGCAAAAGTACGGAGCCTAG
- the lpxB gene encoding lipid-A-disaccharide synthase: protein MEIFFSVGEPSGDLHGANLIRALKSRRPDIKCVGYGGPKMAEAGCQLHEDLTRWAIMWFLRALLNLHNFIGLMLRANRYFREHKPDAVVLIDYPGFNWWIAGRAKAHGIPVFYYGTPQLWAWAEWRVNKMRRLVDHALCKLPFEEEWYRERDCNATYVGHPYFDELEHQVLDTDFVRQQNENTTPLVTLLPGSRSQEVSSNLPVFLETAKKIKAEVPNVRFAIAAFNDKHAALAFEHVLASGVEAEVHVDLTPELIHSATCCLACSGSVSLELLYHEKPSVVHYKISPFAHWVQSHFRKVKYITLVNLLSRNDLFYENGYFTYDPDAQGADEVVFPEYLTYRNRSDDMAKRIAAWLQEPSSTRKTVEQLRTLKQRVVGQGASSRGADYILSHLAAGKHEDQGSKAA, encoded by the coding sequence ATGGAGATATTTTTCAGCGTCGGCGAACCGAGCGGCGACCTGCATGGTGCGAATTTAATTCGTGCCCTCAAGTCGCGCCGACCAGACATTAAGTGCGTTGGCTACGGCGGGCCTAAGATGGCCGAAGCCGGTTGCCAACTTCACGAGGACCTGACGCGTTGGGCCATCATGTGGTTCCTGCGCGCGCTGTTGAATCTGCACAACTTCATTGGCCTCATGCTGCGGGCCAATCGATACTTTCGCGAACACAAGCCGGACGCAGTCGTCCTGATCGACTACCCAGGCTTCAACTGGTGGATTGCCGGGCGCGCCAAAGCGCACGGCATTCCGGTCTTCTACTACGGGACACCTCAGCTGTGGGCCTGGGCCGAATGGCGCGTCAACAAGATGCGTCGGCTGGTCGATCACGCGCTCTGCAAGCTTCCGTTTGAAGAAGAATGGTACCGCGAGCGAGACTGTAACGCGACCTACGTCGGACATCCTTACTTCGACGAACTGGAACACCAGGTCCTCGACACCGACTTTGTCCGCCAACAAAACGAGAACACCACACCGTTGGTCACGCTACTGCCAGGCTCGCGAAGCCAGGAAGTCAGCTCGAACTTGCCGGTCTTTTTGGAAACCGCCAAGAAGATCAAAGCCGAAGTACCCAACGTTCGCTTCGCCATTGCCGCATTCAACGACAAACACGCCGCACTGGCCTTCGAGCACGTGCTGGCGTCCGGCGTGGAAGCCGAAGTCCATGTCGACCTGACACCGGAACTGATTCACAGCGCGACCTGCTGCCTGGCTTGCAGTGGCTCGGTTTCGCTGGAACTCTTGTACCACGAAAAGCCTTCGGTGGTGCACTACAAGATCAGCCCGTTTGCTCACTGGGTGCAAAGTCACTTTCGCAAGGTGAAGTACATCACCTTGGTGAACCTGCTCTCGCGGAACGACCTGTTTTACGAAAACGGCTACTTCACGTACGATCCCGATGCCCAGGGAGCCGACGAGGTGGTCTTTCCGGAATACCTGACGTACCGCAATCGTAGCGACGACATGGCCAAGCGAATCGCGGCCTGGCTGCAGGAGCCAAGCTCGACTCGCAAGACGGTCGAGCAACTGCGCACCTTGAAGCAACGTGTCGTTGGCCAAGGGGCTTCCAGTCGTGGTGCGGACTACATCCTGTCGCACCTTGCAGCAGGCAAACACGAAGACCAAGGCTCGAAAGCGGCGTAG
- a CDS encoding metal-dependent hydrolase, with the protein MTLKLIWHGHGTWSLHTADHKILIDPFFSGNPVADIAADAVEADTILLTHGHGDHVGAKGDGKYDIVEIAKRTKAHVVTIYETANWLSAHEVEGVTGMNLGGTLKMPFGSVTMTLALHSNGLPDGTYGGMPTGFVVEAAGRKIYFAGDTALFSDMKLIGDMVLDAAVLPIGDLYTMGVEDSIRAVKLLQPKQVIPGHYNTWPPIEQDATAWASKVRHETNATPHVLEPGQTLEIH; encoded by the coding sequence ATGACGCTCAAGCTTATTTGGCACGGACACGGCACATGGTCGCTTCATACCGCAGACCACAAAATCTTGATCGACCCGTTCTTCTCAGGTAATCCGGTAGCTGATATCGCGGCCGATGCGGTCGAGGCCGATACCATCTTGCTGACGCATGGCCACGGCGATCACGTCGGCGCGAAAGGGGATGGCAAGTACGACATTGTCGAGATCGCCAAGCGAACCAAAGCCCATGTCGTAACCATCTACGAAACGGCCAATTGGTTGTCGGCCCATGAAGTGGAAGGCGTCACCGGGATGAACCTCGGGGGAACACTTAAGATGCCGTTTGGCTCGGTGACCATGACATTGGCTCTGCACAGCAACGGCCTGCCGGATGGAACCTACGGCGGCATGCCGACTGGGTTTGTTGTCGAAGCGGCTGGCCGGAAGATCTACTTCGCTGGCGATACGGCCCTGTTCAGCGATATGAAGTTGATCGGCGACATGGTCCTGGACGCCGCGGTGCTTCCCATTGGTGACCTGTACACCATGGGCGTCGAAGATTCGATCCGCGCCGTCAAACTGCTTCAGCCAAAGCAGGTTATCCCCGGGCACTACAACACGTGGCCACCGATTGAACAAGATGCCACGGCTTGGGCCAGCAAAGTCCGTCACGAGACCAACGCCACACCCCACGTTCTAGAACCAGGGCAGACGTTGGAAATCCATTAG
- a CDS encoding methyl-accepting chemotaxis protein yields the protein MLNRLSIMQKTLMGFAAILLLMVIVGGVAWNGLSSSSDGFQRYRKLARDSNFCSNLMDQMMQLRFAAKNFDIAADPKHVTRFNEVRGQIDQLLTEADERINNPERREYLSGIESAVGLYYTGFEKVVENRQLREERLANVLDVEGPKASENLNSIMTSARADDDAIAASSAGLALKDLLQVRLSVFKLLKTNNLQYHEKTLAAIDQVQTDFDKLDQEIQNPERRKLLAASRESIETYRTAYEELATALATERRLFSQELDTIGPEVAGLSNDLSGSIKAEQDQLGPQLEASNRTTVAVVGVVCLGALVAGIIIAVFQSRAIVLPIRRVMTILGAVSEGDLRQRLQVTSKDEIGAMSGSLNVMVENLQKAMTALAENSKAIASSASEMNMTADNMAHVSTETKSQSTTAAAAAEEMSANMRSMSAAATQMSSNMESVASAVEEMSISIGQIANNMEKASEVSMEANQLADGSRDRLNQLNIAANEIGDVVELIQDIAEQTNLLALNATIEAARAGEAGKGFAVVAEEVKELARQTASATGDIERRVNGIQEASDESIQSIDKIREVIERMNQISQEVAAAVEEQSVTTQEIANNVTQTNSAVQQVSRSVSESAVAGEEIARSVNSVDGSALRVSEGAGKTKNCSGVLNGISEKLQTLVCQFQV from the coding sequence ATGTTGAATCGACTAAGCATTATGCAGAAGACCCTTATGGGCTTCGCAGCAATCTTGTTGCTGATGGTAATTGTGGGCGGCGTTGCCTGGAACGGACTCAGCAGTTCGTCCGACGGATTTCAGCGCTATCGCAAGCTGGCGCGAGACTCCAACTTCTGTTCCAATTTGATGGACCAGATGATGCAGCTTCGGTTTGCTGCCAAGAACTTTGACATCGCGGCCGATCCCAAGCACGTCACTCGCTTCAACGAGGTGCGTGGCCAAATCGATCAGCTATTGACCGAGGCGGACGAGCGAATCAACAACCCAGAACGTCGAGAGTACCTCAGCGGCATCGAGTCAGCCGTCGGTCTTTATTACACCGGCTTTGAGAAGGTCGTCGAGAATCGTCAACTGCGTGAGGAACGTCTGGCGAATGTGCTGGATGTGGAGGGCCCGAAAGCATCGGAAAACCTGAACTCGATCATGACTTCGGCTCGAGCCGACGATGATGCGATTGCAGCCAGTTCGGCCGGCTTGGCCCTGAAGGACCTGCTGCAAGTTCGCTTGAGCGTCTTCAAGCTGCTCAAAACCAACAACTTGCAGTACCACGAGAAAACGCTTGCGGCAATTGATCAGGTTCAAACCGATTTCGACAAGCTCGATCAGGAAATTCAAAACCCAGAGCGTCGCAAGCTGCTGGCCGCTTCGCGTGAGAGTATCGAGACTTACCGGACTGCTTATGAAGAATTGGCCACTGCCCTTGCGACGGAACGTCGTTTGTTTAGCCAAGAACTCGATACGATCGGCCCAGAAGTCGCTGGTCTGAGCAATGATCTCAGCGGTTCGATCAAGGCCGAACAAGACCAACTGGGACCGCAACTGGAAGCCTCGAACCGTACCACGGTGGCCGTGGTGGGAGTCGTGTGCCTGGGTGCGTTAGTCGCGGGCATCATCATCGCCGTTTTCCAAAGTCGTGCGATTGTGCTGCCTATCCGCCGCGTGATGACGATTTTGGGTGCCGTCTCGGAAGGCGACTTGCGACAGCGTCTGCAAGTGACCAGCAAGGACGAAATCGGTGCCATGTCTGGCTCGCTCAATGTCATGGTCGAGAACCTCCAAAAAGCCATGACGGCTCTTGCCGAAAACAGCAAGGCGATCGCCAGCTCGGCTTCCGAAATGAACATGACGGCCGACAACATGGCCCACGTTTCGACCGAAACCAAGTCGCAATCGACGACGGCAGCCGCTGCCGCCGAAGAAATGTCGGCCAACATGCGAAGCATGTCTGCCGCTGCCACGCAGATGTCTTCCAACATGGAATCGGTGGCCAGTGCTGTCGAGGAAATGTCGATCAGCATCGGCCAGATCGCCAACAACATGGAAAAGGCCAGCGAAGTTTCGATGGAAGCCAACCAGTTGGCCGATGGTAGCCGCGATCGTTTGAACCAGCTCAACATCGCAGCCAACGAGATTGGCGACGTCGTGGAACTGATTCAAGACATCGCAGAACAAACCAATCTGCTGGCCCTGAATGCCACCATTGAAGCTGCCCGGGCTGGCGAAGCTGGCAAGGGATTTGCTGTGGTTGCTGAAGAGGTTAAGGAACTCGCCCGTCAAACGGCTTCCGCGACCGGTGACATTGAACGCCGCGTGAACGGCATCCAGGAAGCTTCCGATGAATCGATCCAATCGATTGACAAGATCCGCGAAGTTATCGAACGGATGAATCAGATCTCGCAGGAAGTTGCTGCCGCCGTGGAAGAGCAATCGGTGACCACGCAAGAGATTGCCAATAACGTCACGCAGACTAACTCGGCCGTGCAACAGGTTTCCCGTTCGGTTTCGGAATCGGCCGTTGCTGGCGAAGAAATCGCTCGTTCGGTCAACTCGGTCGATGGCAGTGCCCTCCGAGTTTCCGAAGGTGCCGGAAAGACCAAGAACTGCAGCGGTGTGCTCAACGGTATTTCCGAGAAGCTACAAACGCTCGTTTGCCAGTTCCAGGTTTAG
- a CDS encoding DUF420 domain-containing protein — MNALSLIAQNAGFLPTRGSIMIDFVAAAMFGIILVLGVSIYLVRYRRLYQLHKWIQIVTGVVLLVAVTAFEVDVRFFTDWEALAEPSSFSSGTVHGLLYFHLLFAIPTPLLWIFVIWHGITKFPNPAEPSPYSQTHIFWARLAAIGMLLTAVTGWVFYYAAFVA, encoded by the coding sequence ATGAACGCTTTATCGCTGATTGCACAGAACGCCGGCTTCCTGCCAACTCGTGGCTCGATCATGATCGACTTCGTCGCTGCGGCGATGTTCGGCATTATCTTGGTGTTGGGAGTAAGCATCTACCTGGTGCGTTATCGCCGTCTGTACCAACTGCACAAGTGGATTCAGATTGTCACTGGCGTGGTGCTGCTGGTCGCGGTGACGGCCTTTGAAGTCGACGTTCGCTTCTTCACCGATTGGGAAGCGTTGGCCGAACCGTCCAGCTTCAGCTCAGGCACCGTTCACGGACTGCTGTACTTCCACTTGCTGTTTGCCATCCCGACGCCCTTGTTGTGGATCTTCGTCATCTGGCACGGCATCACCAAATTCCCAAACCCAGCCGAACCCAGCCCCTACAGCCAGACTCATATCTTTTGGGCACGCCTGGCCGCCATCGGCATGCTGCTGACGGCGGTTACAGGGTGGGTATTCTATTACGCGGCATTCGTGGCGTAG